A window of Exiguobacterium sp. FSL W8-0210 contains these coding sequences:
- a CDS encoding helix-turn-helix transcriptional regulator — MQLTNHVRLYRQQHKWTQEQFAERIGVTRQTVISLEKGSYTPSLLLAMQIARVFDRPVEELFQLEEDSK, encoded by the coding sequence ATGCAACTGACGAACCATGTCCGCCTATATCGTCAACAGCATAAGTGGACACAAGAGCAGTTCGCTGAACGAATCGGCGTGACACGCCAGACCGTCATCTCGCTTGAAAAAGGAAGCTATACCCCATCGCTATTACTCGCGATGCAGATTGCCCGCGTCTTCGATCGACCGGTGGAGGAATTATTTCAATTAGAGGAGGATTCCAAATGA